From candidate division TA06 bacterium, one genomic window encodes:
- a CDS encoding ISAzo13 family transposase has translation MVGRFKKAGQEWRRKGDPEKVKLHDFVDSKNGKAIPYGVYDLNR, from the coding sequence TTGGTTGGGCGCTTCAAGAAGGCCGGGCAGGAATGGCGACGTAAAGGCGACCCGGAAAAAGTTAAGCTGCATGACTTTGTGGACAGCAAAAATGGCAAGGCGATTCCTTATGGCGTATACGATCTTAATCGC